The region acaaaagctacaaaggctacaactactacaaaggctacaactactacaaaggctacaaaggctacaactactacaacggctacaactactacaaaggctacaactactacaaaggctacaaaggctacaactactacaaaggctacaactactacaaaggctacaactactacaaaggctacaactactacaaaggctacaacggctacaactactacaaaggctacaactactacaaaggctacaactactacaaaggctaaaactactacaaaggctccaactactacagaggctccaactactccagaagtcagtacagaggctccaactactccagaagtagaggctccaactactccagaagtcagtacagaggctccaactactccagaagtcactacagaggctccaactacCTTGACGAAGCTGTGACAACGGAATAATTCGGTCTTATTTGTGTAAGCACACTAATGATCACCTTCAGGCAATACGGATTCAGGTGAAATTTCTTCTGTAGGAAAGCGCTCGCGCTCCGGTTGTTTCATTAGAAGCGTTGgcacgtctttctctttagctTTGCTTACTATTAAATAAAGGCGATAACGATGAGCAACCCGAACCTCCAATTTCTCTATATGAcataatagaaaaaatggTCCGCTGGCTTCTTCAGCTCTGGATGATGCTTCATTAgcttgaagaagacgtcgtgaAACGCCGATGCTGCTGTTGTTTCGGTTTCCTCGGCAGCTCTGCGGAATAGTTGTTCTTTGACAACAATTTGAGGTTCTTTCAGTCTTTAGAATGTACAACCCTTGGGCGTATGGTAACTAAATATTGAACATCTtactttatttttattaaccgttccattttttccttccaacaattttttttatttcgaGAAGTTGGTATTTGTTGTAAAAGTTCTGGGAGCCACGAGCACACATCatgtaatttattgattttacaGTCACTACACCTACCTTTTCCTAGTCTTTTTAACTCgctattgacgtcatccttGTCTTCGTTCTGTGCGATGGCACGGCCTTTTCAGGGAACTAATAACTAAATGCAGAAGTAATGAGTTTACGTCTACCTTGTCAAATAtcgatttcctcgtcgtcgtcgtcacttctGAAGAGGAAATCTTGACGGTCTTGTCAAAAAATGTATTCAACGGTTTctttatttcattttgcCTTCGAGGATTTTCGTTTGATTcttcgcgatttcgtcgccgagttTCTCGACGCCGGCGCGAAGCGATTCGATTGCGGGATCGTCGGCTCCTCTGATCGACGACAGCGTATGTCgaatgtcgtcgaacgctCGAGCGACCTGTAAGTCAGAAATGACGACTCCTTCTAGTGACTTCGCTATCATACCTTTCGCTTCGCGTCCTTAGCTtggccgtcgccgtttcgatgAGTTCCGATCGCTtggccgtcgccgcttcgatCGGATCGATTAGAGTCGTTTCGTGATCGCTTTCGACCCATCTACAATGTAGACGATTGCCtgttcgccgacgaaaaaatgcgcgagaaaaaaacgaacgatggATCTGCGCGCAGACGCACTAGACGCATCTCCCGTATACCTGCATAGAGTTCAATCTCTGGTTCATCAATGAAACATAAACACCTTCTTCATTTATTACCTCAAAACACAACCTAACGTTCATCAGGTTCCCCAATACCGGACAAATCAACGAGAACTTTAACAAACATGCAATCATCCTTGATAAACGTCCCACCGTCAAGCGTTGCCAGGGAAACAAAGAGGGGACACCCACTCGCAGTATTCATCTCTTTGCGCGGTCgctgaaacgacgacgacgcgggaTCGGGACGAAACGCGTCGGAAACGTGATTTCGCTCAGGCCCTTGATCAATCAAAACGAGCGTCACCTTCTGGCGAAAGGGCCACGGTAGAAGCGAATCAAATTCGCCTCTCATCACCGTAAAAAACAGAGACAAGTGCGTTCCCAAGCCCATACCGTCGCCATGGAAATAGAGACGCGCGCACATCTTGTAGCCACATGGGGACGTGTAGAAGGGCTGGGAATAAATCGAAGGAACTTTCCCCGATGccgcttcgcgtcgtcgtcgtctgacgTCAGTGATCTTCCATAGGAGAACGCCTCGCGTGTATTTATTATCGATGAGATCCAGACGAACGCCGTGTTCAGCGAGGCGGATGTCGTGCGACGCGATGACGCGATCGTGCGCCGGATCTTTGTTCCTTTTCAATTCGGATATCTCTTGCGATTGGgtggcgacgatttcttcaaatttgaGCATTTTTTCGGTGAACATTGTGAAGTGACGCGTCAGATtgtcgatcacgtgacgcgTCTCCTTTTGAAGATTGTCCACGCTCTGGTAACAGGCTTCGAGAATTTTTGCTTGAACGATTTTCTGATTGGCTTCCATATCGCCACAATGTTcctcgacgtcattgattttaACGCGAAGCGATTCAATAGCGGCGatcattttttcgtcgccggtTGGGACTTTAAGTGAGGACAGAGTCATTGTCACTTCGTTCAGACTTTTAGTGATGTGAGCCACGTGCTCTATTAGGGAATCCTTGTTATGTGCGGAAAGGACTTTGCGTTGTAGCTAAAGGAGGAGAGTCATTTA is a window of Oscarella lobularis chromosome 20, ooOscLobu1.1, whole genome shotgun sequence DNA encoding:
- the LOC136198936 gene encoding TNF receptor-associated factor 3-like → MIEPPWVSVGTMLCSDTDPLPSPWCVLGKRMESDFTAQARFDLSPRSSRFPCDFSHAIQRRFRYNFCLGEVTPKDLFSTEKPFIKMSKVLRDADEDIRDCKFVRVPLPSSVLCCSCVLLLVRPVQIPCGERMCEACYKAIRKKDEEPECPKCGAKLREVKVWRDVFADKEISELVVYCNRKEEGCSWQGKQALLKRHMKDECQYRSIIHKDEKKQLSMVKCPVCSEEIPEDKLSQHLELSCPDKDISCEVPGCTQELQRKVLSAHNKDSLIEHVAHITKSLNEVTMTLSSLKVPTGDEKMIAAIESLRVKINDVEEHCGDMEANQKIVQAKILEACYQSVDNLQKETRHVIDNLTRHFTMFTEKMLKFEEIVATQSQEISELKRNKDPAHDRVIASHDIRLAEHGVRLDLIDNKYTRGVLLWKITDVRRRRREAASGKVPSIYSQPFYTSPCGYKMCARLYFHGDGMGLGTHLSLFFTVMRGEFDSLLPWPFRQKVTLVLIDQGPERNHVSDAFRPDPASSSFQRPRKEMNTASGCPLFVSLATLDGGTFIKDDCMFVKVLVDLSGIGEPDER